The Streptomyces sp. V3I7 genome segment GCACGGCGCCACCGCCGCCCCGGCGGACTCCGCGTCCGGCCCCGCCGCCGATCCCGCACCGCACCGCGCCTCCGGCCCCCCGCCCCGCCCGGCCGCCCCCGCCCCGCGCGCCTTCCCCGGACAGCCCGGCCAGCTCACCCACGGCCCCCGCGACCGGCCCCGCCTCGCCCTCACCTTCCACGGCCAGGGCGATCCCGCCCTCGCCCGCGAGCTGCTGACCACCGTCGAGAAGCGCGGCGCCCGGATCACCGTGCTCGCCGTCGGCACCTGGCTCGACGAGCACCCCGACCTCGCCCACCGCATCCTCGACGGCGGCCACGACCTCGGCAACCACACCCAGCGGCACATCGCCGTCAACACCCTCGCCGAGGCCGACGCCCGCACCGAGATCACCGCCTGCGCGGACCGCCTCAAGCGCCTCACCGGCTCGATCGGCACCTGGTTCCGCCCGTCCCGGGCCCCCACCGCCTCCCCGCTCGTCGCCCGGCTCGCACACGCCGCGGGCTACCCGCACGTCCTGTCGTACGACGTCGACTCGCTCGACTACACCCGGCCCGGCGCCCCCGCCGTCACCCGCAAGGTGCTCGCCGAGGCCCGGGGCGGCTCGGTGGTGAGCCTGCACTTCGGTTATCCGGACACCGTCGCAGCCCTCCCCGCCGTCCTCAACGAACTCGACCGCCGCGGACTGCGCGCGGTCACCACCACGGAGCTGCTGAGCTGATGCACCCCCACCACGCCGTCCGTGCCCTGGCCTTCGGCGCCGCCCTGGCGGCCCTGAGCCTGCTCTCCGCCTGCGCCTCGGACGACTCGCAGCGCGCCGACGAGGCGCTGGCCAGCAGGTCGGCGGCCCAGTCCGCGCAGAGCCCGCGGCCCAAGCCGGAGCCCAGATCCGAGCAGACCGACGGCCTGCCCGGCATGCCGCCCGTGCTCGACCCCAAGGACGTCTACGCCGCCGACCGCCCGGGCAAGCTCTCC includes the following:
- a CDS encoding polysaccharide deacetylase family protein → MGGVTTTNRREVLRAGAALVAGGTLAAGCSAADASSHGATAAPADSASGPAADPAPHRASGPPPRPAAPAPRAFPGQPGQLTHGPRDRPRLALTFHGQGDPALARELLTTVEKRGARITVLAVGTWLDEHPDLAHRILDGGHDLGNHTQRHIAVNTLAEADARTEITACADRLKRLTGSIGTWFRPSRAPTASPLVARLAHAAGYPHVLSYDVDSLDYTRPGAPAVTRKVLAEARGGSVVSLHFGYPDTVAALPAVLNELDRRGLRAVTTTELLS